ACAATCGCTGCCCCGATTATCAGATACGAACACAAACTCCTCATACCAACCTCCTCGTCAGAAAAAGGAATGCTTCTGTTTCTGCGCGGGCGGAACCGCACACTTAGTTTTGGGAGACGCTCACCCTCCGCAGGTGAGATTATTCCAGAAAAACAACCAATAGTAAGCTCTGTCACTCGCTGCTGTCAACACATATTTGCTCGGTTCGCTTCCTCAGTCCACTCCCCGCCCGGCCCCGGTGGAGGCCCCTTCCCTCATTCTTCTTTAATCGGTTCCAAATGGACGGTCGTTTCGGCGCCGAGTTCATCCTTGAGGGCGTACTTCGCCCGTGCCGCGGTCTGGTGCGCCTCGTCAATCCTCATCGCGGGCGGGAAAGACATATGGAAAGTAAGTTCCAGGTGATCGCCGTAGCGATGCACGTGCAGGTGATGGACATCCGTGGCGGTGGGGGCGGCTGATTTGATTATTCCCTTGATGCGGTTTTCAAAATCAGAGCTGTGTATCTCTCCAAGGGATGCGCTCATGGCATTTCGTATTATGTCGTATGCGGCGTAGAGGATGAGGGCGGAGACCCCTATTCCGAGCACGCCGTCCATCCACCAGAAGTACCCGCCCATCAGTCCGCCGACCACAATCAACGCGGAGGCGACGGCGTCGCTCCGGTGGTGCCATCCATCAGCGATGAGAGATGAAGAGTCAATTTTCCTGCCGGCCCAGATCGAGAATCGGGCGAGCGCCTCTTTCAGGACTACGGAAATGAGGAAGACGACGATCGCGAACGATCCGAAGGTCGCTGCCTGGAAGTGCATGAGATGCGTGATTGATTGCCGGAAAAATTCAATGCCAACGACGGCGAGGAGCGTGCCGATGATGATGGCGGCGATCGGTTCCGCGCGCCCATGACCGAACGGGTGCTTGCCGTCGGCGGGGCGCGCGGCGGCCCAGAAGCCCAGGATCACGACCACGGAGGTGAAGGTATCGGAAAGGGTGTGCCACGAATCAGCGATCATCGCGATCGACCCGGCGACTGTCCCGACCCAGATTTTGAGCGCGAAGAGGGCGGTATTGATGACGATGGAAAGCCACCCCTCGAGATAGCCCAGAGATTTCTTATCCATCTTTCTCCCTGAGATCAGTTGCGATTAGCATACAAGATTTCTGTGGAATATGTGGACTGTACTTAGCCTCCCCTCTATACTTCTTCACTTTCATACCCGCTGAACGGGACCCACATGCTTTTTTCGGTTCCGATCATCGTGCTGTAAGAGTGGAGCATCCCAAAATTAGTGCAGCGCACCGCATACCATTCGATATTGCGATTGTGCGCCAGCTCATTCTTTATCTCGTCGGTCACGATAACGCTTGATTTTGACTCCGAGTGAACCTTCTGGATTATGTAGTGCTGATCTTCGCTGGAAAGATAGGAGTACACTGGAGCTACCGCGTGTTTGTCCACAAGAGCGACAAGGTCTTCGGGGTAAATGTCTTTCGTGGACTGTGTCTCTATCGTCAGCATACTCAGTTGCCCGAATAAGCCCCCTGGAGTGTCCTTAAACGATGCCGGGTAGGTGGTAATGGCGGGGATATTCATCACATAAATTATTTTTGCCTCTTTTTGGATCAGGGTGGCCTTCGCTGAATACGCGCACACATATCTCACCAAACACTTTTCTCGAGATACCGGGGTTAGTTTTTCGATGAAAAAAGGATAGTTGAAATCGATCTTGACCATTGAGGCATTCAGCTCCTTGAGATAGTCCATGATGTTGACCTTGAGCGTCTTTGTCCCTATCTTGTCTCGATGTTCATGGACAATACGGATGAATTTATCGATCCATTGTGCCTCAAACTCCCCCATGATCCGTGCCGCGATGGAAATGTTCGCAACGGTCAGTTGACCGTTCGGATCGACCTTCGAGAGCACCCTCATTGGGAAAGGCAGATCCCGCATACCCACATCCACCAAGAATCTCTTCTCTTTTTGCATGTCACACCTCGTTATTTAATAATCTTTCCGCTTCTTCCAGGAGGACTTCCCACTTGTTACATTGCATACAGAAAACATCGACTCTCGAGTCGCCTGATGATAAATGCAGGAAGCTGCTGTTCTCATTCTGGATGACGTTCAATTTTAATCCAAGGAATTCGAGTCCATGGCATATCTCTCTGATAAAACTGAGAGATTCTCTCATATTCTCGCTCAAGAACGCTATTGAGTCCACCCCTCCGAGTATTGAAATAAAAGCCCCGGTGTATTTCAGAATATTATAGCGCAATATATCCCGCACAACAGCTCTTTTGGGATCTGAATCACGCACCAGATTCAAAAAGTCGCATCTCTCTCCCATGAGGCCGCTCAAACCGCTCTCGTTGGATAAGAGCCTGTTGATTTCTTCAAGCGACATACCGCTGGAATGGAGTTGAAGAACGATGGTTGGATCGATATCTCCACAGCCTGTGGAGGATGGTATCCCCTCCAGAGAAGTAAATCCGAAAGTGGTCTCCAGCGGCATTCCATCGTGTATTGCAGCAATATTTGTGTGGTCCCCGAGATACACACTCAGTAACTTGCGTGAATGAGCGCCGGGAATCGCCTGTGTCTTTTTCCATGCCCATTGATGGAACAATCCATAGCCCCCATACCTTTGCATCCCCTTTTTACGAAGCTCATAGGGCACGGCATAGGTGCTGACTTCATCCGGGAGGTTGTTGAAAAAAGCGGTATCGCAAAATAGGATGTGCGGGATCGCGGGCAGCTTGTCAATCCAGTATGACGCGATTTTAAGAGTAAGGTCGTTATGCTCAGGGAGGAGCCAGATGCACCGCTCAACGCTCACGAGGATGTCCCGAGACAATAAACTCGCCGGTGCGGTAATTTCTCCGCCGCCGTTGTATAAAAGGTAACCGATGGCACGTATCCTGCCAATATCACCGACATTGTGTGTAACCTCCTCCGCCAATTGCGGCCCGTACGTGCAGCGGTGTTCTAAAAACACACGATCCTCAGCCTTGCACCATCTTAAAAGCGGAGGGAACGGGTCAAAGAATAATATCATCTGTTCCCCCGCAGTAGGTTCACCCCTTCCACACAAATTGTTCTTTCTTCCTGGGCGGGGATGGTAAGGACAAGAACTTTCGAATCTTCCGCACTTATTGAAGAAACCTTACCAGGGCGGGCATGCCGGTTGCGTGTGTTATCCAATTTGAGCCCGCACCATTCCATATCCTCACAGACCTTTTCTCTCAAAAAGTGATTCTGGACCCCAATATCATCGGTGAATACCAGTATGTCGATCCCCTTAAGGACTATGATGTAGCTTCCGATATATTTTTTTAAGCGATGGACATACATGTTAAAAGCGAGATTTGCCAGTTCTTCGCTGTCGTCTAGCATTTTTTGTGCGATGTCCCTGATGTCGCTCGAGAAGCCCGAAATTCCCAGCATCCCGCTCATCTTGTTGAGCAACTCCTCTAATTCCGATGAACGGTAGCCAAACGCGGCCATGATGTATATCGTGAGCATCGGATCGATGTCCCCGCAGCGGGTGCTCATCATAAGGCCGGAGAGGGGCGAATACCCCATGGAGGTGTCAACCGAACATCCGCCTTTGATTGCCGCAACACTCGAACCTCCAGTCCCGAGATGGCAGGCGACCATGTTCAGGCGTGCAAGGGGTTTCCCCAGAAAGCGAGAGGCTTCTCTGGCAGCGTTCGAATATGAAAGGCCATGGAACCCATACTTCCTGAAACCGAACTGTTCCGTGATTTTTCTGGGCAGGGCATATGTATAGGCATAGGAAGGGATCGAAGAATGGAATGCGGAGTCAAAAGTTACATATTGCATGACATCCGGGAAGACCTTCGTACATTCATCGATGACACTGAGCGCGATAGGATTGTGTATTGGGGCGAGCGGCAGGCACCTCCGAAGTTTCTCCAGAACAGCTCCATTGATAAACTCTGACTTTTGAAAGAAGCTCCCTCCGTGGACAAAACGATGGCCGATACAATCAACAGCAATCTTCTGTACCTGCAGGTACTTTAATACGAAAGAGGAAGCCTCCCTGTGATTTTTCACAGGCATTATTTCTTTCTGACTGCTTCCCCTGTAATGAATTTCAGAATATGAAGGTTCGCTCCCTGTCACACCTATTCTATGGGACTTTCCGGACAGCACGTCGACAATATCTTCATTCCCCGCTACTTCAAAAATCTTGTAAGTCAAAGAGGAGCTTCCACAGTTAAAGACCAGGATTCTCAACGTACTCCCCCTGTAGATCTGCCGGGCGAATCAGTGCGCATTGAGATT
This genomic interval from Candidatus Auribacterota bacterium contains the following:
- a CDS encoding cation diffusion facilitator family transporter, which codes for MDKKSLGYLEGWLSIVINTALFALKIWVGTVAGSIAMIADSWHTLSDTFTSVVVILGFWAAARPADGKHPFGHGRAEPIAAIIIGTLLAVVGIEFFRQSITHLMHFQAATFGSFAIVVFLISVVLKEALARFSIWAGRKIDSSSLIADGWHHRSDAVASALIVVGGLMGGYFWWMDGVLGIGVSALILYAAYDIIRNAMSASLGEIHSSDFENRIKGIIKSAAPTATDVHHLHVHRYGDHLELTFHMSFPPAMRIDEAHQTAARAKYALKDELGAETTVHLEPIKEE
- a CDS encoding GTP cyclohydrolase, FolE2/MptA family, with the protein product MQKEKRFLVDVGMRDLPFPMRVLSKVDPNGQLTVANISIAARIMGEFEAQWIDKFIRIVHEHRDKIGTKTLKVNIMDYLKELNASMVKIDFNYPFFIEKLTPVSREKCLVRYVCAYSAKATLIQKEAKIIYVMNIPAITTYPASFKDTPGGLFGQLSMLTIETQSTKDIYPEDLVALVDKHAVAPVYSYLSSEDQHYIIQKVHSESKSSVIVTDEIKNELAHNRNIEWYAVRCTNFGMLHSYSTMIGTEKSMWVPFSGYESEEV
- a CDS encoding acetate/propionate family kinase — its product is MRILVFNCGSSSLTYKIFEVAGNEDIVDVLSGKSHRIGVTGSEPSYSEIHYRGSSQKEIMPVKNHREASSFVLKYLQVQKIAVDCIGHRFVHGGSFFQKSEFINGAVLEKLRRCLPLAPIHNPIALSVIDECTKVFPDVMQYVTFDSAFHSSIPSYAYTYALPRKITEQFGFRKYGFHGLSYSNAAREASRFLGKPLARLNMVACHLGTGGSSVAAIKGGCSVDTSMGYSPLSGLMMSTRCGDIDPMLTIYIMAAFGYRSSELEELLNKMSGMLGISGFSSDIRDIAQKMLDDSEELANLAFNMYVHRLKKYIGSYIIVLKGIDILVFTDDIGVQNHFLREKVCEDMEWCGLKLDNTRNRHARPGKVSSISAEDSKVLVLTIPAQEERTICVEGVNLLRGNR